One genomic segment of Brassica napus cultivar Da-Ae chromosome A3, Da-Ae, whole genome shotgun sequence includes these proteins:
- the LOC125607252 gene encoding uncharacterized protein LOC125607252, with translation MTVVLWSNVLRRKDRTVTVFSLWNKEKEAVKKWKNADRIRLIYLAIILCVVLARDEKANIPLKYIKVVMDIEKVRKYPWGVAAYDLLCNSIAKTRDNLKDKTTSYVLDGFSYAFQIWAMEAVPKNGKLCGKKLDKGFTKGPRCINWMGDGKDDIYAYIDWGGNYDVVQADAFGRDDDVEDDRIKNLMELIRTGHDFSDHIWEIEEAPEVCSDLHDEALVNDESTVNDEAAESDEDYHTPKGSKNLGATSRRGKKRLPDRGMEKRKHKVLSSGPKQAPFNEDMKAFVAQLFEQSFSGMEQRLQRQMAETFENMRT, from the exons ATGACGGTGGTTTTATGGAGCAATGTGTTGAGGAGAAAAGATAGAACAGTTACAGTCTTCAGCCTGTGGAATAAGGAGAAGGAAGCAGTTAAGAAGTGGAAGAATGCAGATCGCATACGACTGATCTATCTGGCCATCATTCTCTGTGTGGTTTTAGCGAGAGATGAGAAGGCTAATATCCCCCTCAAATACATCAAGGTGGTCATGGATATTGAGAAGGTTCGAAAGTATCCTTGGGGGGTTGCTGCTTATGACCTTCTCTGCAACTCCATAGCCAAAACCCGTGACAACCTGAAGGATAAGACTACTAGTTATGTGTTGGATGGATTCTCATACGCCTTCcagatttgggcaatggaagcTGTACCAAAGAATGGGAAGCTATGTGGAAAGAAACTTGACAAAGGTTTCACGAAAGGTCCTAGATGCATTAACTGGATGGGAGATGGAAAG GATGACATCTATGCTTATATCGACTGGGGAGGAAATTATGATGTAGTCCAAGCTGATGCTTTTGGCAGAGATGATGATGTGGAGGATGACAGAATCAAGAACCTGATGGAGTTGATAAGAACTGGACATGATTTTAGTGACCATATTTGGGAAATCGAAGAAGCTCCAGAGGTTTGTTCAGATCTACATGATGAAGCACTTGTGAATGATGAATCGACTGTGAATGATGAAGCGGCTGAGAGTGATGAAGACTACCATACTCCAAAGGGATCAAAGAACCTAGGCGCTACATCAAGAAGGGGTAAGAAGAGGCTTCCGGATCGTGGTATGGAAAAAAGGAAGCATAAGGTTCTCTCCTCTGGTCCTAAGCAAGCACCTTTTAATGAAGACATGAAGGCTTTTGTGGCACAGTTGTTTGAGCAGAGTTTCTCGGGAATGGAACAGCGGCTACAAAGACAGATGGCTGAGACATTTGAGAATATGAGGACATAG